From the Flavobacterium galactosidilyticum genome, one window contains:
- a CDS encoding NADH:flavin oxidoreductase/NADH oxidase yields the protein MASELFSPLSIKSITLKNRIAISPMCQYSATDGFANDWHLVHLGSRASGGAALIIQEATSVSPEGRISPEDLGLWNNEQIDKLKQITQFIISQNSVPGIQLAHAGRKASAAAPWNGGRKVAHENGGWDTVAPSAIAYHDNEKAPIALDNNGIQKVIADFKAATKRALEAGYQVVEIHAAHGYLLHQFMSPLSNIRTDEYGGSFENRIRLTLQVVEAVQSEWPENLPLFVRISASDWAEGGWDLEESIQLSKILKEKGVDLIDVSSGGAVSHQQIPLGPNYQVPFAESIKKEVGILTGAVGLITDAKQAEEIVVSGKADLVLIARESLRNPNLGLTFAHELEADVTWPKQYERAKI from the coding sequence ATGGCTTCAGAATTATTTTCCCCTCTTTCGATTAAGAGTATCACACTTAAAAATAGAATTGCAATTTCACCTATGTGCCAATATTCCGCAACAGATGGTTTTGCTAATGATTGGCATCTTGTACATTTAGGAAGTCGGGCCAGTGGCGGTGCGGCATTAATTATTCAAGAGGCGACTTCTGTTTCTCCTGAAGGTCGAATTTCACCTGAGGATTTAGGGCTTTGGAATAATGAGCAAATTGATAAACTGAAACAAATCACTCAATTTATTATAAGTCAGAATTCAGTTCCCGGAATCCAACTAGCTCATGCCGGACGAAAAGCCAGTGCTGCGGCACCATGGAATGGCGGTCGAAAAGTAGCCCATGAAAATGGCGGTTGGGATACCGTTGCTCCAAGCGCAATTGCCTATCATGACAATGAAAAAGCACCTATAGCATTGGATAATAATGGAATACAAAAAGTAATTGCTGATTTTAAAGCAGCTACTAAAAGAGCTCTTGAAGCGGGTTATCAGGTTGTCGAAATTCATGCTGCACATGGTTATTTATTACATCAGTTCATGTCGCCATTGTCTAATATTCGAACAGATGAATATGGCGGAAGTTTTGAAAATCGAATTCGGTTAACACTTCAAGTAGTAGAAGCGGTTCAATCAGAATGGCCTGAAAACTTGCCTTTGTTCGTAAGAATATCAGCATCAGATTGGGCTGAAGGCGGATGGGATCTTGAAGAATCAATACAACTTTCGAAAATACTAAAGGAAAAAGGGGTAGACTTAATTGATGTCTCTTCAGGCGGAGCCGTTTCACACCAGCAAATTCCTTTAGGGCCTAATTACCAAGTTCCTTTTGCCGAAAGCATTAAAAAAGAAGTGGGAATTTTAACTGGAGCAGTAGGTCTAATTACCGATGCTAAACAAGCTGAAGAGATTGTCGTTTCAGGCAAAGCAGATTTAGTTTTGATCGCTAGAGAATCACTAAGAAATCCAAATTTAGGATTAACATTTGCTCATGAATTAGAGGCTGATGTTACTTGGCCAAAACAATACGAAAGAGCTAAAATCTAA
- the rseP gene encoding RIP metalloprotease RseP, giving the protein MDIFIKLSQFLLSLSLLIILHELGHFIPAKLFKTRVEKFYLFFDVKYSLLKKKIGETEYGIGWLPLGGYVKISGMIDESMDKEQMALPPKPWEFRSKPAWQRLIIMLGGVTVNFILAFIIYIGMAYAYGDTFVKNEDIKDGYLIENPAMLKAGFQTGDKIIAIDGKTVENFDNDMNMNIVMAKTVVIERNGTQKTIQIPNDFVDQLSKHEKGLLASVRMPFAVGKLTEDSPNTNLQQKDVILSLNGQQTKYFDEAQVVLEQNKLKTIPAKILRDQKEMTVNVKVDKDGKLGVYPSNLGMASLEKLGYYKISTKNYSLLESIPVGIEKGKDQLIGYGKQLKMIFNPETKAYKQVGGFKAIFDIFPSTWSWEVFWSITALLSIMLGVMNLLPIPALDGGHVMFLLYEIISGRKPSDKFLENAQMVGFVLLITLLLFANGNDIYKAIVGR; this is encoded by the coding sequence ATGGACATATTTATTAAGCTTTCTCAATTTTTATTGAGTTTATCATTACTTATTATACTTCACGAATTAGGGCATTTCATTCCTGCTAAATTATTCAAAACTAGAGTCGAAAAATTTTACTTGTTTTTTGACGTTAAATATTCCCTTCTAAAAAAGAAAATTGGCGAAACTGAATATGGTATTGGTTGGTTGCCTCTAGGTGGTTATGTGAAAATATCTGGGATGATAGACGAAAGTATGGACAAGGAGCAGATGGCTTTGCCGCCAAAACCTTGGGAATTTCGTTCGAAACCAGCGTGGCAACGTTTGATTATCATGTTAGGTGGTGTTACGGTAAACTTTATTTTGGCTTTCATTATTTACATCGGAATGGCATATGCGTATGGCGACACTTTTGTGAAAAATGAAGATATTAAAGACGGCTATTTGATTGAGAACCCAGCGATGCTTAAAGCTGGTTTTCAAACAGGAGACAAAATTATTGCTATTGATGGAAAAACGGTCGAAAATTTTGACAACGACATGAACATGAATATTGTCATGGCAAAAACAGTGGTGATTGAGAGAAATGGTACGCAAAAAACGATTCAAATTCCTAATGATTTTGTAGATCAATTGTCTAAACACGAAAAAGGACTTCTAGCCTCTGTTCGTATGCCTTTTGCTGTGGGTAAACTTACTGAGGACTCACCAAACACCAATTTGCAGCAGAAAGATGTAATTCTAAGTTTAAATGGGCAACAAACTAAGTATTTTGATGAAGCACAAGTTGTTTTAGAACAAAATAAACTAAAAACCATTCCTGCGAAAATACTACGTGACCAAAAAGAAATGACTGTTAATGTCAAAGTAGATAAGGATGGCAAACTTGGTGTATACCCTAGTAATTTAGGAATGGCATCCTTAGAAAAATTAGGTTATTACAAAATAAGTACTAAAAATTATAGTTTGTTAGAATCGATTCCGGTTGGAATTGAAAAAGGGAAAGATCAGCTAATTGGTTACGGCAAACAATTGAAGATGATTTTTAACCCTGAAACCAAAGCGTACAAGCAAGTAGGAGGTTTTAAGGCCATCTTCGACATTTTTCCGAGTACTTGGAGCTGGGAAGTTTTTTGGAGCATCACCGCTTTGCTTTCGATTATGCTTGGTGTAATGAACTTATTACCTATTCCTGCACTAGATGGTGGTCATGTTATGTTTTTATTATACGAAATCATTAGCGGTAGAAAACCGAGTGACAAATTCCTAGAGAATGCGCAAATGGTTGGTTTTGTTTTACTTATAACACTATTACTATTTGCTAACGGAAACGATATTTACAAAGCAATTGTAGGCAGATAA
- a CDS encoding PAS domain-containing hybrid sensor histidine kinase/response regulator — protein MSENINHAQDNHQSQEEFLANGFLSKKEAFVLKLQQEIEALKLELKLQKNIHQETPLLNSISIGNFILGRDGIIHKVNQYGVKIFNNRTTDLVNTNFNSYISAESQIDFFNFFEKLKGTNKNQKCEIQLSLANKIKKFVRIEGTFVPAEMKYLLYVIDISKLKIIGDELSQSKIENSAIVKAFKHIVFRVNNEGVILSYRSPNKELLFDQPENFLSKKVGDVLPKHIGTLLEDAIKRAFQKSKCIRIEYSLMLESGEHYFESRVIPINNNEVLIFVNDITSRKKEEFELIAAEKRAQENETRFKALHNASFGGIAIHNNGIILECNQGLCDMTGYSLDELIGMDGLKLIAESSREQVIKHIQGGYEKAYEAFAVRKNGEQFPIRLEARNVPYKGEIVRTVEFRDISDQKKVEKEILKAKELAQRNETFFNAILNHMGDPVFVKDHASRLFLVNDAFCEFFDVKRECAIGKTLSEYVSVQERETFLRIDNQVLADGKENISEETLTFVGKESKTISTRKTRFLDYDGTKYLIGIIRDISNRKKVEIELLNAKEKAEQADQLKSAFLANMSHEIRTPMNGILGFAELLKGPNLTGAKQQEYINIIEESGERMLNIINDIISISKIEAGLMEVHNQYSNINEQVEYIYNFFLPEAVKKGLNLSHHNSLPLDEANITTDREKLFAILTNLVKNAIKHTEKGSIDFGYTIKDTDIIFYVKDSGIGIPDNRKEAVFKRFIQADITNKMALQGAGLGLSISKAYVEMLGGKLWLESQEGLGSTFYFTLPYFRNSGTAQHIKAKETTTKEEVLKNKLKILIAEDDKISELLISLAVKNLVSEIVYAKNGIEAIDSCKNNPDIDLILMDMQMPKMDGQEATQKIRKFNKDIIIIAQTANALSNESEIMLEAGCNDIISKPIQIEELKRLISRHFK, from the coding sequence ATGAGTGAAAATATAAATCACGCGCAAGACAATCATCAATCACAAGAGGAATTCCTAGCTAACGGATTCTTATCTAAAAAAGAGGCATTCGTTTTGAAACTTCAACAAGAGATTGAAGCACTTAAACTTGAACTCAAATTACAAAAAAATATACATCAAGAAACGCCACTACTTAATTCAATCTCCATTGGAAACTTTATACTAGGACGAGACGGAATTATACATAAAGTCAATCAATACGGTGTAAAAATATTCAACAACAGAACTACTGACTTAGTCAACACTAATTTTAATAGTTATATTTCTGCAGAAAGCCAAATTGATTTTTTCAATTTTTTCGAAAAATTAAAGGGCACTAATAAAAATCAGAAATGTGAAATTCAACTTTCTTTAGCCAATAAAATTAAAAAATTTGTTCGTATTGAAGGGACATTTGTTCCTGCTGAGATGAAATATCTACTATATGTAATTGATATTTCTAAACTAAAAATCATTGGAGATGAATTATCACAATCTAAAATAGAAAATAGTGCGATAGTTAAGGCATTCAAACATATTGTATTTCGAGTAAACAATGAAGGTGTAATTCTGAGTTATCGATCTCCAAATAAAGAATTACTTTTTGATCAACCTGAAAATTTTTTAAGTAAAAAAGTTGGAGATGTATTACCTAAACACATTGGAACGCTACTTGAAGATGCAATCAAAAGAGCTTTTCAAAAAAGCAAATGCATACGTATAGAATATTCATTAATGTTAGAAAGTGGCGAACATTATTTTGAATCCCGCGTCATCCCTATCAATAATAATGAAGTTTTAATTTTTGTAAATGATATTACTTCACGTAAAAAAGAGGAATTTGAACTCATTGCTGCTGAAAAAAGAGCACAAGAAAATGAAACTCGCTTTAAAGCATTACATAACGCATCGTTTGGCGGAATAGCTATCCACAATAATGGAATTATACTAGAATGCAATCAAGGTTTATGTGATATGACGGGATATTCCTTAGATGAATTAATAGGTATGGATGGTTTAAAATTAATTGCTGAAAGTTCTAGAGAGCAAGTTATAAAGCATATACAGGGAGGCTATGAAAAGGCATATGAAGCGTTTGCAGTTCGTAAAAATGGGGAGCAATTTCCAATCAGGCTAGAAGCTAGAAATGTACCCTATAAAGGTGAAATTGTTAGAACAGTCGAATTTCGTGACATCAGTGATCAAAAAAAAGTAGAGAAAGAAATCCTTAAAGCAAAAGAACTGGCGCAGAGGAATGAAACCTTCTTTAATGCAATTCTTAACCATATGGGTGATCCGGTTTTTGTAAAGGATCATGCAAGTAGATTGTTTTTGGTCAATGATGCTTTTTGTGAATTTTTTGATGTTAAAAGAGAGTGTGCGATTGGTAAAACACTTAGCGAATATGTTTCCGTTCAAGAAAGAGAAACATTCCTGAGAATTGACAATCAAGTACTAGCTGATGGAAAAGAAAATATAAGTGAAGAAACGCTCACCTTCGTTGGTAAAGAATCTAAAACTATTTCTACTAGAAAAACACGCTTTTTAGATTATGATGGTACAAAATATCTTATCGGTATTATTCGAGATATTAGCAATCGTAAAAAGGTAGAAATTGAATTGCTGAATGCCAAAGAAAAAGCGGAACAAGCTGACCAATTAAAATCAGCATTCTTAGCCAATATGAGTCATGAAATTAGGACTCCTATGAATGGAATATTAGGTTTTGCAGAGTTGTTGAAAGGACCAAACCTCACTGGTGCAAAACAACAAGAATACATCAATATTATTGAGGAAAGCGGCGAAAGGATGCTTAATATTATTAATGATATTATTAGCATTTCTAAAATTGAAGCTGGATTAATGGAAGTGCATAATCAGTATTCTAATATAAATGAACAGGTTGAATATATTTATAATTTTTTCCTTCCTGAAGCGGTCAAAAAAGGTTTGAATTTGAGTCATCACAATTCATTACCGCTTGATGAAGCAAACATAACAACTGACCGTGAAAAATTATTTGCAATACTCACTAATCTTGTAAAAAATGCCATTAAACATACTGAGAAAGGTAGCATTGATTTTGGATATACTATAAAAGACACCGATATCATTTTTTATGTTAAAGATTCGGGAATTGGCATCCCTGATAATCGTAAAGAAGCTGTTTTTAAACGATTTATCCAAGCTGACATTACTAACAAGATGGCATTGCAAGGTGCTGGTTTAGGACTTTCAATCTCTAAAGCTTACGTAGAAATGCTTGGAGGAAAGCTTTGGCTTGAATCACAAGAAGGACTAGGGAGTACATTTTATTTTACACTTCCCTATTTTAGAAATAGTGGAACTGCGCAACATATAAAAGCTAAGGAGACAACTACCAAAGAAGAAGTTTTAAAAAACAAATTAAAAATTCTAATTGCTGAGGATGATAAAATCTCTGAATTACTTATTTCTCTTGCTGTTAAAAATTTAGTAAGCGAAATTGTGTATGCTAAAAATGGGATAGAAGCGATTGATTCTTGCAAAAATAATCCAGATATCGATTTAATATTAATGGACATGCAAATGCCAAAAATGGATGGACAAGAGGCTACCCAAAAAATTAGAAAATTCAACAAAGATATAATTATCATAGCTCAAACGGCAAATGCGCTCTCTAACGAAAGTGAAATTATGCTCGAAGCAGGATGCAATGACATTATTTCAAAACCCATTCAGATTGAAGAATTAAAACGATTAATTAGTAGACATTTTAAATAA